From Mustela nigripes isolate SB6536 chromosome 13, MUSNIG.SB6536, whole genome shotgun sequence, one genomic window encodes:
- the C13H15orf40 gene encoding UPF0235 protein C15orf40 homolog isoform X2, which yields MLRLGCWLRPLVSGRGLRASARLSLSAEMPKKAGATNKGKSQSKEPERPLPPLGPVAVDPKGCVTIAIHAKPGSKQNAVTDVTAEAVSVAIAAPPSEGEANAELCRYLSKVLELRKSDVVLDKTGIRGEC from the exons ATGCTGCGGCTGGGCTGCTGGCTGAGGCCGCTAGTGTCGGGGCGCGGGCTCCGAGCCTCTGCCCGGCTCTCCTTAAGCGCCGAGATGCCCAAGAAAGCCGGTGCGACGAACAAG GGTAAGAgccagagcaaggagccagagagACCACTTCCTCCCTTAGGTCCTGTGGCAGTTGATCCTAAAGGTTGTGTCACCATAGCCATCCATGCCAAACCCGGGTCCAAACAAAACGCTGTCACAG ACGTGACAGCGGAAGCGGTGAGCGTGGCCATAGCAGCCCCCCCGTCGGAAGGAGAGGCTAATGCCGAGCTCTGTCGGTACCTTTCCAAGGTCTTGGAGCTCAGGAAGAGTGACGTGGTTTTGGATAAG
- the C13H15orf40 gene encoding UPF0235 protein C15orf40 homolog isoform X1 has protein sequence MLRLGCWLRPLVSGRGLRASARLSLSAEMPKKAGATNKGKSQSKEPERPLPPLGPVAVDPKGCVTIAIHAKPGSKQNAVTDVTAEAVSVAIAAPPSEGEANAELCRYLSKVLELRKSDVVLDKGGKSREKVVKLLASTTAEEILEKLKQQVEKQ, from the exons ATGCTGCGGCTGGGCTGCTGGCTGAGGCCGCTAGTGTCGGGGCGCGGGCTCCGAGCCTCTGCCCGGCTCTCCTTAAGCGCCGAGATGCCCAAGAAAGCCGGTGCGACGAACAAG GGTAAGAgccagagcaaggagccagagagACCACTTCCTCCCTTAGGTCCTGTGGCAGTTGATCCTAAAGGTTGTGTCACCATAGCCATCCATGCCAAACCCGGGTCCAAACAAAACGCTGTCACAG ACGTGACAGCGGAAGCGGTGAGCGTGGCCATAGCAGCCCCCCCGTCGGAAGGAGAGGCTAATGCCGAGCTCTGTCGGTACCTTTCCAAGGTCTTGGAGCTCAGGAAGAGTGACGTGGTTTTGGATAAG GGCGGTAAATCTCGTGAAAAAGTGGTGAAGCTGTTAGCGTCCACAACGGCAGAGGAGATCTTGGAGAAATTAAAGCAGCAAgttgaaaaacaataa